A part of Ignavibacteriales bacterium genomic DNA contains:
- a CDS encoding DUF4837 family protein, with translation MKFFIAIILSVPILFFAGCDSSNKPATGLEDEIFVVADSLEYLELETALDSAFQKIINTPQPEKLFTLKRVPVNQIEKYKHKKNLVLLAPLNSSTSTARYIKSVIDKKIEEKISADPNYIVTKNNLWAKNQLVMILSAPTMQELEFKILKDKDNLLYAFQNASDKRLYASLYSPTYERKNIEGKLLRDYGWLIYVQADFKLAMSKAEDNFVWLRRSPGSDMERWIFIHWIENADPSYLTVDSIRSIRNRLTKKYYQTSEDTGYVVIAENYFTNTEVNFKGRYALLTQGLWDLNIKGMGGPFINYIFYDEKSKRIYMLDASVYAPKYYKRNLLQQLDVTLQSFMTKSEINEDRINELLDAANDEELF, from the coding sequence ATGAAGTTTTTTATTGCAATAATTTTATCCGTTCCAATTTTATTTTTCGCCGGGTGTGATAGCTCAAATAAGCCGGCTACAGGGCTCGAAGATGAAATCTTTGTTGTCGCGGATTCACTCGAATACTTAGAATTGGAAACAGCATTAGACAGTGCTTTCCAAAAAATTATCAATACTCCTCAGCCGGAAAAACTTTTTACATTGAAAAGAGTTCCGGTTAATCAAATTGAAAAGTATAAACACAAAAAAAATTTAGTTCTTCTTGCACCGTTGAATTCATCTACTTCTACCGCAAGATATATCAAATCTGTAATTGATAAGAAAATTGAAGAAAAAATTTCTGCAGATCCAAATTATATTGTAACTAAAAATAACCTTTGGGCTAAAAATCAGCTCGTGATGATTTTATCAGCTCCCACTATGCAAGAGCTTGAATTCAAAATTTTAAAAGATAAAGACAATCTTCTCTACGCTTTTCAGAATGCATCCGATAAACGTCTTTATGCAAGTTTGTACTCTCCTACCTATGAAAGAAAAAATATCGAGGGTAAATTATTACGAGACTACGGCTGGCTTATTTATGTTCAAGCTGATTTTAAATTAGCAATGAGTAAAGCTGAAGATAATTTTGTTTGGCTGCGAAGATCGCCGGGCAGTGATATGGAACGCTGGATATTTATTCACTGGATTGAAAATGCTGATCCTTCATACTTAACTGTTGATTCAATTCGCTCGATTAGAAATAGGCTTACAAAAAAGTATTATCAAACCTCTGAAGACACAGGCTACGTTGTTATCGCTGAAAATTATTTCACAAACACTGAAGTAAATTTTAAAGGTAGATATGCTTTACTTACACAGGGATTGTGGGATTTGAATATAAAAGGTATGGGTGGTCCTTTCATTAATTATATTTTCTATGATGAAAAGTCAAAAAGAATTTATATGCTAGATGCTTCTGTTTATGCGCCAAAATATTATAAGCGAAATTTGCTCCAGCAGCTTGATGTTACTCTGCAATCATTCATGACTAAGTCTGAAATAAACGAAGATAGAATTAATGAACTTCTTGATGCTGCTAACGACGAAGAACTATTTTAA
- a CDS encoding dolichol kinase, whose amino-acid sequence MNQIDNGTIHYRDELVRKLIHLFSLSIPIIYYFISRKEGIIILSVMTFISLIAEALRYYAPSFNIFFTSAFGFLLRKHEVDSKRKNLTGATYVFISALICIIIFPKLIFITAFSILIISDIMAALIGRRYGKHKFLAKSLEGTLAFFISAILVVFLTPKFLGLPEEYAIAIFAAAVGAIAENISFGFADDNLSVPLSVGLTMLGLYSLFLPQVKLFIF is encoded by the coding sequence ATGAATCAAATAGATAACGGAACAATTCATTATAGAGATGAATTAGTAAGAAAACTGATTCATCTCTTTTCTTTATCAATCCCAATCATTTATTATTTTATCTCCAGAAAAGAGGGGATAATAATTTTAAGTGTAATGACTTTCATTTCACTTATTGCAGAAGCATTGAGATATTACGCACCGTCTTTCAATATTTTTTTTACCTCAGCCTTTGGCTTTCTGCTTCGTAAACATGAAGTAGATTCGAAAAGAAAAAATCTCACCGGTGCTACTTATGTTTTTATCAGTGCTTTAATATGCATCATAATTTTTCCAAAATTAATTTTTATCACTGCTTTCAGTATCCTAATCATCAGCGATATTATGGCAGCTTTAATTGGAAGAAGATATGGCAAGCATAAATTTCTTGCTAAAAGTTTAGAGGGAACTTTAGCTTTTTTCATAAGTGCAATTCTTGTCGTTTTTCTAACACCAAAATTTTTAGGATTGCCGGAAGAATACGCAATAGCAATTTTCGCCGCCGCAGTCGGCGCTATTGCTGAAAATATTTCGTTTGGTTTTGCGGATGATAATTTATCGGTTCCACTTAGTGTTGGATTAACGATGCTGGGTTTATACAGTTTATTTCTGCCCCAGGTTAAGTTATTTATTTTTTAA
- the ftsH gene encoding ATP-dependent zinc metalloprotease FtsH — MADNSNKNPFQKNQKQPNQNKPDDNFDWSKVIKMVFGWGAVIVAAVIVMQLMRTGTENYTDISFAEYEKLINAPESILNAKVVKSDINDYYFRAELKGETSILVNNKPTAVTAISVYIPEPLIKDQEVIWKQKQINYSFDKESNEWLNVLIGFVPWILIIAVWVIIMRKMQGQTGGTRGIFSFGKSRAKLTTQSGHHVTFKDVAGADEAKLELQEIIEFLKEPTKFQKLGGKIPRGVLLLGPPGTGKTLLARAVAGEAGVPFFSISGADFVEMFVGVGASRVRDLFEQGKKSAPCIIFIDEIDAVGRHRGAGLGGGHDEREQTLNQLLVEMDGFEQNIGVIIIAATNRPDVLDPALLRPGRFDRQVVVDRPDVKGREGILKVHTRNIPISNDISLEILAKGTPGLSGADLANLVNEAALLAARKNKKKVEMIDFEEAKDKVMMGMERKSLIISEEEKKTTAYHEIGHVLVARMIPEADPVHKVTIIPRGRALGVTSYLPVDEKHTYSKSYLEAVITYALGGRAAEKLVFNHYTTGAGNDIEKATGIARKMVCEWGMSDKLGPLSYGAKREEIFLGREIQSHRDYSEKVAIEIDEEVQLIIRNAMKRAENILAEHIDTLHKLSMELLEREILDGEEIDKLIRGEELPPAVRNNGNNHPENGTEIPDHVKKMLEEKKSKDSTPQNESNR, encoded by the coding sequence ATGGCAGATAATTCGAATAAAAATCCTTTTCAAAAAAATCAAAAGCAGCCCAATCAGAACAAACCTGATGATAACTTTGATTGGTCGAAAGTAATCAAAATGGTTTTCGGCTGGGGCGCTGTAATTGTAGCTGCAGTTATCGTAATGCAGCTAATGCGTACCGGTACAGAAAATTATACTGATATTTCTTTTGCCGAATATGAAAAATTAATCAATGCGCCTGAATCAATTCTAAATGCTAAGGTTGTAAAATCGGATATCAACGATTATTACTTTCGCGCAGAACTGAAAGGCGAAACTTCCATTTTAGTAAATAACAAACCGACTGCGGTAACTGCTATTTCTGTATATATCCCCGAACCGCTCATAAAAGATCAGGAAGTAATTTGGAAGCAAAAGCAGATAAATTATTCATTTGATAAAGAATCTAATGAATGGCTAAATGTGCTTATTGGTTTTGTTCCATGGATTTTGATCATTGCAGTATGGGTAATTATTATGAGAAAAATGCAGGGTCAAACAGGAGGTACGCGGGGGATTTTTTCTTTTGGAAAAAGTCGAGCTAAATTGACCACTCAGTCAGGTCATCACGTGACATTCAAAGATGTCGCTGGTGCCGATGAAGCCAAACTTGAATTGCAGGAAATAATTGAATTCTTAAAAGAACCAACTAAATTTCAGAAACTTGGTGGTAAGATTCCGCGCGGTGTTTTGCTTTTAGGACCTCCGGGAACCGGAAAAACTTTACTCGCACGTGCAGTTGCTGGTGAGGCTGGGGTTCCTTTCTTTTCAATAAGTGGTGCTGACTTTGTTGAAATGTTTGTCGGAGTTGGTGCAAGCCGTGTTAGAGATCTTTTTGAACAGGGAAAGAAAAGTGCACCTTGCATTATTTTTATTGATGAAATTGACGCTGTTGGAAGACATCGCGGCGCAGGACTTGGCGGCGGACATGACGAAAGAGAGCAAACGTTAAATCAACTTTTAGTGGAGATGGATGGTTTCGAACAGAACATCGGAGTTATTATTATTGCGGCTACAAACCGTCCTGATGTGCTTGATCCTGCATTACTTCGTCCGGGTAGATTTGATAGGCAAGTTGTTGTTGATCGTCCGGATGTAAAAGGACGCGAAGGGATTCTAAAAGTACATACAAGAAATATTCCTATCAGTAATGACATTTCGCTCGAAATACTTGCAAAAGGAACTCCCGGATTATCAGGCGCCGATCTTGCAAATCTTGTAAATGAAGCAGCACTGCTCGCAGCAAGAAAAAACAAGAAAAAAGTTGAGATGATAGATTTTGAGGAAGCCAAAGATAAAGTAATGATGGGAATGGAAAGAAAAAGTCTTATCATTTCTGAAGAAGAAAAGAAAACAACGGCTTACCACGAAATTGGTCATGTGCTGGTTGCCCGAATGATTCCTGAAGCTGATCCTGTTCATAAAGTAACTATCATTCCGCGTGGAAGAGCACTTGGCGTTACAAGTTACTTACCGGTTGATGAGAAACATACTTACTCAAAATCATATCTTGAAGCTGTGATTACTTATGCTCTCGGCGGTCGGGCTGCAGAGAAATTAGTTTTCAATCATTATACGACCGGTGCAGGTAACGATATCGAAAAAGCTACTGGTATTGCGCGCAAAATGGTTTGTGAGTGGGGAATGAGCGATAAACTTGGACCGCTGAGTTACGGTGCTAAGCGAGAAGAAATATTTTTAGGAAGAGAAATTCAAAGTCACAGGGATTACAGCGAGAAAGTTGCGATCGAAATTGATGAAGAAGTTCAATTAATCATTCGCAACGCGATGAAACGTGCAGAAAATATTCTTGCCGAGCATATTGATACTCTTCACAAACTTTCGATGGAATTGCTTGAGAGGGAAATTCTTGATGGCGAAGAAATTGATAAACTAATTCGCGGTGAAGAACTTCCACCGGCAGTTAGAAATAATGGTAATAATCATCCCGAAAATGGAACCGAAATTCCTGATCACGTAAAAAAAATGCTCGAAGAAAAGAAAAGCAAAGATTCTACTCCACAAAATGAATCAAATAGATAA
- the hpt gene encoding hypoxanthine phosphoribosyltransferase, producing MNQNKEFIIIGKEKFVTYLTEEKIQNRVKELAEQISEDYKNTLPIFIGVLNGSFLFMADLVKSLTIDCEIDFFKLSSYGDEKISSGKVKLLKELNCDVNGRDIIIVEDIVDTGLSVKYIEEYFQMHKPSSMKVISLLYKPESLTYKVKIDYIGFSIPSKFVIGYGLDYAQKYRNLRSIYVPSGDN from the coding sequence ATGAATCAAAATAAAGAGTTTATCATCATAGGGAAAGAAAAGTTCGTTACTTATCTCACTGAAGAAAAAATTCAGAATAGAGTTAAAGAACTTGCCGAGCAAATTTCTGAAGATTATAAAAATACATTACCGATCTTTATAGGCGTATTGAACGGCTCGTTTTTATTTATGGCAGATCTTGTAAAAAGTTTAACGATTGATTGTGAGATTGATTTCTTTAAACTTTCAAGTTATGGCGATGAAAAAATTTCTTCGGGCAAAGTTAAGCTGCTTAAAGAATTAAATTGTGATGTTAACGGAAGAGATATAATAATTGTGGAAGACATTGTTGACACCGGTTTATCGGTAAAATATATTGAGGAGTATTTTCAGATGCATAAGCCCTCAAGTATGAAGGTTATATCACTGCTGTATAAGCCTGAAAGCCTTACATATAAAGTCAAAATTGATTATATTGGCTTCAGTATTCCAAGTAAATTTGTTATAGGTTACGGATTGGACTATGCACAGAAGTACAGAAACTTGCGATCTATTTATGTTCCGAGCGGTGATAATTAA
- the tilS gene encoding tRNA lysidine(34) synthetase TilS: protein MTNKFIKNIEQNVIRFIDRKSLLSKGDRVLIALSGGADSVFLLHFLNKYKQRFKIQISAVHINHRLRGNEAAADELFCKKICSDLKVELFLIQKNVKVFAKRKYSIEEAGRIIRYKEFEKISEKEGFDKIATAHNANDNTESVLLNISRGSGMAGMSGIAVKRNKIIRPILCLTKEYILKYLELKKIKYKVDSTNFSIDYERNFIRHKIVPLLIKKINTSLHKSLLRSSENISEINQFVERSLKSALSQVKKNRDEDLFIANEVINSVPEELLTEFFKKILTENFDETENSNNAKNLVSLLNLETGKTVKLSGELFACLERDGLLIAKKKDHRFSEKEISIGGSVNIFNGRLSIKKVGRLPKELGVNRNIEYIDADKVDQKLTLRNWTAGDRFKPLGMRSSKKISDFLTDSKISSYKKKEMLVLLSANKVVWVIGSRLDDRFKVTKSTKNYLELKYYESK from the coding sequence TTGACGAATAAATTTATAAAAAATATTGAACAGAATGTCATCCGCTTCATTGATAGAAAAAGTTTGCTTAGCAAAGGTGATAGAGTTCTGATTGCATTAAGTGGTGGAGCTGATTCGGTTTTTTTGCTGCATTTTTTAAATAAGTACAAGCAGAGATTTAAGATTCAAATTTCTGCTGTACATATCAACCATCGGCTGCGGGGCAATGAAGCAGCAGCGGATGAATTATTTTGTAAAAAAATCTGCTCTGACTTAAAAGTTGAACTTTTCCTGATTCAAAAAAATGTAAAAGTTTTCGCAAAAAGAAAATATTCGATTGAGGAAGCGGGAAGGATTATTCGATACAAGGAATTTGAAAAGATATCAGAAAAGGAGGGGTTTGATAAAATAGCTACTGCGCACAATGCGAATGACAATACTGAATCTGTTTTGTTAAACATCAGTCGTGGATCGGGCATGGCTGGAATGAGTGGAATTGCAGTAAAGCGAAATAAGATAATCAGACCAATTCTCTGTTTAACAAAGGAATATATTCTGAAATATCTGGAATTAAAAAAAATTAAATACAAAGTTGATTCAACAAATTTCAGCATTGATTATGAACGAAATTTTATTCGCCACAAAATAGTTCCTTTGTTAATTAAAAAAATAAATACTTCGCTTCATAAGAGTTTGCTCAGGAGTTCAGAGAATATTTCTGAAATAAATCAATTTGTTGAACGCTCCTTAAAATCAGCTCTGTCGCAAGTAAAAAAAAATAGAGATGAAGATTTATTTATTGCAAATGAAGTAATCAATAGTGTTCCGGAAGAACTTTTAACAGAATTTTTTAAAAAAATACTCACAGAAAATTTTGATGAAACTGAAAATTCTAACAATGCAAAAAACTTAGTCTCACTGTTAAATTTAGAAACCGGGAAAACTGTTAAACTTTCCGGCGAACTATTTGCCTGCTTAGAACGTGATGGATTACTGATAGCTAAAAAGAAAGACCATCGCTTTAGTGAGAAGGAAATATCAATCGGTGGATCAGTCAATATTTTTAATGGAAGATTATCAATAAAGAAAGTCGGCAGGTTACCAAAAGAACTTGGTGTAAATAGAAATATTGAATACATTGATGCAGACAAAGTAGATCAAAAATTAACCCTTCGAAATTGGACTGCGGGCGATAGGTTCAAACCGCTTGGAATGAGGTCATCTAAAAAGATTTCAGATTTTCTAACAGATAGTAAAATTTCTTCGTATAAAAAAAAAGAGATGTTAGTTCTGCTATCAGCAAATAAGGTTGTTTGGGTAATTGGATCAAGGCTTGACGATAGATTTAAAGTGACAAAGTCAACAAAGAATTATTTAGAATTAAAATATTATGAATCAAAATAA
- the ribD gene encoding bifunctional diaminohydroxyphosphoribosylaminopyrimidine deaminase/5-amino-6-(5-phosphoribosylamino)uracil reductase RibD yields the protein MTDESYIQLAIEIAKKGKGSVSPDPLVGCVIVKDDRILSAGFFEKHGGPHAELNAINSSNDGLTGSTMFINLEPCWKGDGNPSCVAEIIKNKITRIVIGTLDMNPQNSGKGIKQLKAAGIEVKAGVLENECVELNKFFFKFVTKKLPYITLKATQTIDGKIADSHRNSRWMSSISARRFAHSLRAKYDAVLIGSRTAEIDNPKLTVSLTEGRNPKRILIDAELSLSTKLKLFQRNPDRNLIVLTSESSKEKKIKLSKLHKLGAEVIFVQSEGRNKINLRSALKKLAESGITSVIVEGGSGLFTSFVKENLFDDILLFQSPRLLGTGLSLIGPIGIKSIKNAFKLKINSFEKIGEELLVEFRK from the coding sequence TTGACTGACGAATCTTACATACAACTTGCAATTGAGATTGCTAAAAAAGGTAAAGGCAGCGTAAGCCCCGATCCGTTAGTTGGCTGCGTGATTGTAAAAGATGACCGGATTTTAAGTGCTGGTTTTTTTGAAAAACATGGGGGACCGCATGCAGAATTAAATGCAATTAATTCTTCTAATGATGGGTTGACCGGTTCGACAATGTTTATTAATCTCGAACCTTGCTGGAAGGGAGATGGTAATCCATCATGCGTTGCTGAAATAATTAAAAATAAAATTACCCGTATTGTTATTGGAACCCTTGACATGAATCCACAAAACAGCGGAAAGGGAATTAAACAATTAAAAGCCGCCGGCATTGAAGTAAAGGCTGGTGTACTCGAAAACGAGTGTGTAGAACTGAATAAATTTTTCTTCAAATTTGTTACTAAAAAACTTCCTTATATTACATTAAAAGCAACACAAACTATTGATGGGAAAATTGCAGACAGCCATCGTAATTCAAGGTGGATGTCATCAATATCAGCAAGACGATTTGCACATTCTTTAAGAGCAAAATATGATGCAGTGTTGATTGGAAGCAGAACCGCAGAAATTGATAACCCAAAATTGACTGTCAGTCTTACAGAAGGGAGGAATCCCAAGAGAATATTAATCGATGCGGAGTTATCATTGAGCACAAAGTTAAAACTATTTCAACGCAACCCGGATAGAAATTTAATAGTGCTTACTTCGGAGAGTTCTAAGGAAAAGAAAATAAAATTAAGTAAACTTCACAAGCTCGGGGCAGAAGTTATATTTGTTCAAAGCGAAGGAAGAAATAAAATAAATCTTAGATCTGCCTTAAAAAAACTTGCCGAATCAGGAATCACTTCTGTGATTGTTGAAGGTGGAAGCGGGTTATTTACTTCTTTTGTGAAGGAGAATTTGTTTGATGACATTTTGCTTTTTCAATCACCCCGTTTACTTGGAACAGGTTTGTCTTTAATCGGTCCCATTGGAATTAAATCAATAAAAAATGCCTTCAAATTAAAAATCAATTCTTTTGAAAAAATTGGTGAAGAACTTTTAGTCGAATTCCGAAAATAA
- the greA gene encoding transcription elongation factor GreA gives MSSPNFVYITKERLQELEKELQYLKTGGRKEMARKIAEARAHGDLSENAEYDAAREEQGLFELKISKLENVLSRVRVIDASQFENSQVHILSIVKLKNLKTKKDLTYTLVSPEEADFQLGKISVTSPVGQGLMGKNLGERVTIKVPAGIQEYEILDIK, from the coding sequence ATGTCTTCACCAAATTTTGTTTACATTACTAAAGAGCGGCTTCAGGAACTTGAAAAAGAACTTCAATACTTGAAAACAGGCGGCAGAAAAGAAATGGCACGCAAGATAGCTGAGGCACGTGCTCATGGCGATCTTTCTGAAAATGCAGAGTACGATGCGGCAAGAGAAGAGCAGGGCTTATTCGAACTTAAAATCAGTAAACTTGAAAACGTACTTTCAAGAGTTAGAGTTATAGATGCATCGCAATTTGAAAACAGTCAGGTACACATATTGTCTATTGTTAAATTGAAAAATCTTAAGACGAAAAAAGATTTGACTTACACTTTAGTTTCACCGGAAGAGGCTGATTTTCAACTCGGAAAAATTTCTGTTACTTCACCTGTTGGGCAGGGGTTGATGGGAAAAAATTTAGGGGAGCGTGTTACGATTAAAGTTCCTGCCGGTATTCAAGAATATGAAATATTGGATATAAAATAA
- a CDS encoding putative metal-dependent hydrolase: MNHDMRYPIGRFDRNITVTKDMRREFINTISSLPVQLKKEVENLTQQQLDTPYREGGWTVRQVIHHIPDSHLNAYIRFKLALTEDNPAIKTYKENLWAELMDTFQTPIEIPLTLLESLHIKWVVLLNSMTDEQFERTCFHPEWEEISLSKLLALYAWHSKHHLAHITELKKRMKW, translated from the coding sequence ATGAACCATGACATGCGCTATCCAATCGGAAGATTTGATAGGAACATTACTGTAACAAAAGATATGCGAAGAGAATTCATCAATACTATTTCTTCGCTTCCAGTACAATTAAAAAAAGAAGTTGAAAATCTTACACAGCAGCAGCTCGATACACCTTACCGCGAAGGCGGGTGGACAGTTAGACAGGTTATTCATCATATTCCCGATAGCCATTTAAACGCTTACATACGATTTAAGCTGGCTCTAACCGAAGATAATCCTGCAATAAAAACTTATAAAGAAAACCTCTGGGCTGAATTGATGGACACGTTTCAAACTCCAATTGAAATTCCTTTAACATTATTGGAGTCTCTTCACATCAAATGGGTGGTGCTATTAAACTCAATGACTGATGAGCAATTCGAACGCACATGCTTTCACCCGGAATGGGAGGAGATATCACTTTCTAAATTGCTGGCGCTTTATGCCTGGCACAGCAAACATCATCTCGCTCACATTACAGAGTTGAAAAAGCGAATGAAATGGTAA
- a CDS encoding SDR family oxidoreductase: MKILLTGATGYIGKRLLPVLIEQGHEVICCVRDKNRFPSEGIYKHHNISLLEIDFLKDIQSSSLSNIKDIDAAFYLIHSMSSNVKDFGSLEETSANNFIQLVKQTSIKQIIYLGGITNEEKLSKHLASRKKVEEILSKSGIPLTSIKAGIIVGSGSASFEIIRDLVEKLPVMITPKWLNTKHQPIAIRNILEFLTGVLLKPETFNKSYDVGGPDILSYKQMLLQLAEVRGLKRFIYTIPIMTPRLSSYWLYFVTSTSYMLAINLVNSMKIEVVAQNNGLEKMLNIKPISYKEAVQNAFQKIEQNNVVSSWKDSLVSSYVDNSLLEHINIPTNGCFVDKREKEIATSAEQVIDNLWSIGGERGWYYGDWLWHLRGFLDKLAGGVGLRRGRTNKTEIHTGDTLDFWRVLAADKDNKRLLLYAEMKLPGEAWLEFKILNKDGKNFLKQTATFRPKGLLGRLYWYSVLPFHYFVFDGMAENIIYYKEKIL; encoded by the coding sequence ATGAAAATACTATTAACCGGTGCAACTGGATATATCGGCAAAAGACTTCTTCCCGTTTTGATAGAACAAGGACACGAGGTTATTTGCTGTGTGCGCGATAAAAATAGATTTCCCTCGGAAGGGATTTATAAGCATCATAACATTTCTTTGTTGGAAATTGATTTTCTTAAAGACATTCAAAGTTCAAGTTTAAGTAATATTAAAGATATTGATGCGGCTTTTTATCTCATTCACTCAATGAGTTCAAATGTAAAAGATTTTGGTTCGCTTGAAGAAACCTCAGCAAATAATTTTATACAACTTGTTAAGCAAACTTCCATAAAGCAAATTATTTATCTTGGTGGAATTACTAACGAAGAAAAACTTTCAAAGCATCTTGCATCAAGAAAAAAAGTTGAGGAGATATTAAGTAAAAGCGGTATTCCACTCACATCAATCAAAGCGGGGATTATAGTTGGATCGGGCAGTGCTTCATTTGAAATTATACGTGATCTTGTTGAAAAACTCCCAGTGATGATCACCCCAAAATGGCTTAATACAAAACACCAACCGATTGCAATTAGAAATATTTTAGAATTTCTAACCGGAGTTTTACTTAAACCAGAAACTTTTAACAAATCTTACGATGTTGGCGGACCGGATATTTTATCTTACAAACAAATGCTTTTGCAATTAGCAGAAGTGCGCGGACTTAAAAGATTTATTTATACTATTCCCATTATGACGCCAAGACTCTCCTCTTACTGGTTGTACTTTGTAACATCAACATCTTATATGCTTGCAATAAATCTTGTTAACAGTATGAAGATTGAAGTAGTTGCACAGAATAACGGTCTTGAGAAAATGCTTAACATAAAACCAATATCTTATAAAGAAGCTGTGCAGAATGCATTTCAAAAGATAGAACAAAATAATGTTGTGTCAAGCTGGAAAGATTCTCTTGTATCAAGTTATGTTGATAATTCTTTGCTTGAGCATATAAACATTCCAACGAACGGATGCTTTGTTGATAAAAGAGAAAAAGAAATTGCAACAAGCGCTGAACAAGTTATTGATAACCTCTGGTCAATCGGCGGTGAGCGCGGATGGTATTACGGTGATTGGCTATGGCACTTACGTGGATTTTTAGATAAACTAGCTGGCGGGGTTGGTTTACGAAGAGGAAGAACTAATAAAACAGAAATTCATACTGGCGACACTCTCGACTTCTGGCGTGTGCTTGCCGCTGATAAAGACAACAAACGATTACTGCTTTATGCTGAAATGAAATTACCCGGTGAAGCCTGGCTTGAGTTCAAGATCTTAAACAAAGATGGAAAAAACTTTTTAAAACAAACAGCAACTTTTCGTCCTAAGGGATT